The Cuculus canorus isolate bCucCan1 chromosome 6, bCucCan1.pri, whole genome shotgun sequence genomic interval GCTGCTCCGCACCGCGGGGACACAGGATGTGCCCGCGGCGGCGTCACAAAGGGACTGATGCCACACGCCTTNNNNNNNNNNNNNNNNNNNNNNNNNNNNNNNNNNNNNNNNNNNNNNNNNNNNNNNNNNNNNNNNNNNNNNNNNNNNNNNNNNNNNNNNNNNNNNNNNNNNCACCCTTTCCTTTCCCGAGAGGTGTGACGTAGACTGCAACTTGACAACCAGTGCGATTCacaacaacagcaaacagaCAATTCATACAATTGGAATGGACGCCTCAGAAGGTACCACGAAAGTTCTGAAGAGGCCATGGTCCCACTCCTCCTTACACTCCTGAGAGGTTTTGCTTATCTCAGGAAAAGGTATGGAGCTCTCATTTCACGGGGATCCCACTTCTGACACCAAAAAAATGTCCCAGACCAAAGCCAGGAGGGTTTTGTTTGGAATCCCCAGAGTGAGTTTGAGACAGAACACATTTCAGAGGCTGTGCatcaaaaatctttctttcttgtaaaaAGGAAGCACGTGAAAAATTAGAGGAGACTTGCAGTGATAGGCAAGAGAGGAGCAAAGATGGAAAGTTAAGCAAGGGCTCAGGAGAGCGTCGCAAGAATAGTCACCACAATGTGTTTGCAGAGTCTTCAAAGCTTGGCATCTCGGGGGTCCCACAAAGAGTCAGTGCTGGTCAGAGGGGCTTTTTGGTGGGTCATTTTATACTTCTTCCCAGTTTGGGTTGTCGTGTACCACACGGCCTGCACATCTTCACCCACCTGCGCTTGCGCGGTGCTACTCAGTGTCTCCAGCTCGTGTCTACATGACACGACCACACgccacctcctccctctgccgAACTTCTGTGGAGTGCTGATTTGCTGACTTTGTGGTTTCCTTGGCTCTTGTGTTACAACCTGGCAGCAGCTTTTGACAATCTTTGAGACATAATCCCCCAATTTGGCTCCCTAAACAAGCCTATCAGCCTTCTTTGAGTCCTTAATGGAGAGGCTCAGGACAGCTTGTAATCCAAGAAAGAGCTGCAAGAAGAGAGAAGTCTCTACTACTGTATGCCAGCAATGACCATTGCCAGGAATACTGGTGACCAGAGTACCCCAccaaaaattaacaaatatatAGAGTAGAGGGTGCTCTCATCCACACGATAAAAGTGTCCTGAGATGTTGTTTTACTGGGGAAACACAACCGGGCTCATCACTgtcttttccttaaataaattttattccaacAGACGCATTTGAATTCAGCATCAATAATTAAATACCTAAGATACACAAACAAACAATCGCCACTTCACAGAGTTTCCGTTTCTTAACAGGCAGACAGAGAAGTTCATCTGCATCAGCTGTAGGAGGCTATGCGCTATTTTCCTGCTTcagtgggaggaagaaaggatgttCCAGTGCTTCTTCCATAGTAATGCGCGTGGCTGGGTCATACTCCAGCATCTTCCCAATCAGATCAAACAGATTCTCATGGTCAGAATCGTGGCACGTCATGTATTCCTTCAcgaagaaaacaacaaaacacgGGCTTCCAGTCTTAGAATTGCACTTGGAGCTCCTCTGCCCAGAAGCATCTTCCCCCTTGCAATCTTACCTTCAGGGGTTTACAGCACCCCGAGACATATTGCCCAGACGCACTGCCTTCATCCCAGGCCAGACGGCCATTACAGAAATACTTCTTCTTTGAAGAAACAACTCTCTTTATCATTTGATCTGGCAAAGGCCCCAGTAATCGCTCCATCATTGCCAGGTGTTCTATGTTGTCATCGGGCTGCAAGGAAGTCAAGAGAGACGTTTTTCGTTCCTTGTTCAGAGGAAGTTATCAAGAAGCACACACCAGCCTGACTTCATTTTTGACTGTACCCTGCAAACAATAACCTGAAACTGATCgacaaaaaaatgagaggctcgagttctctgtttcctgaaagAAGTTAGAAGCTACTGGATTTCATTCCCCTTGATCTTGCcttggtgttttttcttcctctcttcttcaagTTCCGTTTCAGCAATACTGTCAAGAGGACAGGATTCAATCCTTTGAGTAGTATTTGCTGATGGTGATAGATGAAGCCACATCTGGTATTAAGGTGCCTTGTAAATGCCAAAAGTTAACAGGGCGACCCTTCATTTCAAGACGCTGCCAAAACGTCTACTGAAAGTAACTTGTCAAAATCTGCCGCTGAGAACGTTCCTTGTGGCCTACATCTTCTGTTCTCTTCAACTTGGCACCACAGAGGAATGCAGCTTACTTTCTCGCACAGACCATTGCCTTTAGTCCCCACCTCTCCGTAGCTTATGTTCATCAAGTTGGGGAGTGCTGGGCATGCTGCATGCTTCTGAGGGATAGAGTTGCCTACCTCAAATACTAAGTCTCCACGGTAGTATTCCAGGAGAGTACATCCTATGCTCCACACATCGCATGGATGGGACCATCCGAGCTCTGTGAAAAGATTCAGGTTGTTCATGTTTAGAGCAGACGGCAAACAGTTCAACAGCTCAAGCAAGACACCAAGAACTTCTCTAGCTCCATTCAATAGCACACAAAAACTCATACTTGAAAGATCAGTCAAACAAACAGCCTTCCACTGACCTAGGACCACCTCAGGAGCTCTGTAAGGTCTAGTAGTCACCACAGGGTTATGGTAATCATGATCGTAAGTGGCGCACCCAAAGTCCGCAAGTCTGATGTCTGGTTTTCTCAGTCTGCATTCAGTGCATTCCTGAAATGAAAGGTGGTGGGATGCAAGTGACCAGATGAACGCAGAGGATGACTGAGGTGGAGGAGAGTGGGGAAGAGGATGGCAACTTACCAGTTTGGGGTTGTACTCTTCTACGTAGTCAGATTTCACAAAGACAATATTGTCTGGCTTCAGATCTGTATGTGTCAACTTCTTCATGTGCAAAACTGCAAGAGAACTCACAGAGTTAGCAGGATCTGCAAAGAAActttaacaaataaagcaatgaGGAAACACACTTACAGTTGACAGAGGTGCAGATCTGATAAGCCATGTGTCTAATGTCGTCCAGGTTAAACGGCAAGAAGTCATTGACGCTCATAAAGTCAaaggtgctgagccccaggagctCAAAAACAATGCAGACGTGTCCATGGTGCTCAAACCATCCCAACATCTGGACACAGtgactgcaaaagcaggaaaacacatgcATTGCAACAGCGAGTTGTGCAGCGCTCATACACACACTGTGTGCACTAGAAGAACACTAGAAGAAGTCTTCGAGCCAAAACACATCACGGTTGGCTTTGTGTGCTTACTAGGCATTGCTGGGGTCT includes:
- the LOC128852574 gene encoding uncharacterized protein LOC128852574 isoform X1, with protein sequence MSAAQLAVAMHVFSCFCSHCVQMLGWFEHHGHVCIVFELLGLSTFDFMSVNDFLPFNLDDIRHMAYQICTSVNFLHMKKLTHTDLKPDNIVFVKSDYVEEYNPKLVSCHPLPHSPPPQSSSAFIWSLASHHLSFQECTECRLRKPDIRLADFGCATYDHDYHNPVVTTRPYRAPEVVLGQWKAVCLTDLSSMSFCVLLNGAREVLGVLLELLNCLPSALNMNNLNLFTELGWSHPCDVWSIGCTLLEYYRGDLVFEVGNSIPQKHAACPALPNLMNISYGEVGTKGNGLCEKVSCIPLWCQVEENRRCRPQGTFSAADFDKLLSVDVLAAS
- the LOC128852574 gene encoding uncharacterized protein LOC128852574 isoform X2, with protein sequence MKKLTHTDLKPDNIVFVKSDYVEEYNPKLVSCHPLPHSPPPQSSSAFIWSLASHHLSFQECTECRLRKPDIRLADFGCATYDHDYHNPVVTTRPYRAPEVVLGQWKAVCLTDLSSMSFCVLLNGAREVLGVLLELLNCLPSALNMNNLNLFTELGWSHPCDVWSIGCTLLEYYRGDLVFEVGNSIPQKHAACPALPNLMNISYGEVGTKGNGLCEKVSCIPLWCQVEENRRCRPQGTFSAADFDKLLSVDVLAAS
- the LOC128852574 gene encoding dual specificity protein kinase CLK1-like isoform X3, with translation MSAAQLAVAMHVFSCFCSHCVQMLGWFEHHGHVCIVFELLGLSTFDFMSVNDFLPFNLDDIRHMAYQICTSVNFLHMKKLTHTDLKPDNIVFVKSDYVEEYNPKLVSCHPLPHSPPPQSSSAFIWSLASHHLSFQECTECRLRKPDIRLADFGCATYDHDYHNPVVTTRPYRAPEVVLELGWSHPCDVWSIGCTLLEYYRGDLVFEPDDNIEHLAMMERLLGPLPDQMIKRVVSSKKKYFCNGRLAWDEGSASGQYVSGCCKPLKEYMTCHDSDHENLFDLIGKMLEYDPATRITMEEALEHPFFLPLKQENSA